Within Sorghum bicolor cultivar BTx623 chromosome 2, Sorghum_bicolor_NCBIv3, whole genome shotgun sequence, the genomic segment GCATGTCCTAGACTCCGTAGACTATGAACCAACAACTTATGCACCATTCATTTCTCTCTTAGAACGGTAAGCTAAGTAAAATATGcatacaaaattttataagagTTTGACAATAACTTACAAAATGTTTTTGATATcatagggcctataggtattataagattAAAGGGGGAAAGTGCGAGTCAGGAATACAGGGGCAGCCTTTGAGGTTCTTTCATAAGTGGCCGGTACGTATGAAAGTTTACCAAGTTATTCTCGCTAGCTATATACATAGAATACGCATCATGTTGCAACTCACAAATatgctctttttctttatatagtgtcacaagcaaccactaggatcggtccactgtggattctacTACGTATGTGAGTTCATGAGAGAGGGCGGAAGATATATGACTAACCCTTATAAGGTAATTAATGCTCTAAGTAATTAAGGttgttaattatgtattatgaacattaaatatatgatgttttctaaCTTCCTGTGCAGCaaaaagactttgaaaaggcgaagagcatgagtgaagccactttatacaacatagttgaggacctctgcaaATTCATGTTGCGAGAAGTCATTCCTAgcgaagggaaatatcacgatcggaccagcgccctagcaaagcctgaatacggagcgctaagggagattagtaggctaaagctaactcgatccggttattagagcagaggtttcagaGGTGAAACCTCTAATACATGTAACAGAATAAATTTGATGTGTGatcatgtttgtaattaatgtaaccttatgtaaagtaacagtatatatataaatgaattGCATGTTGCAATGGTTGACATGATCTCTAGGCTTCAGTAGTttgaatattatatatatatatatatgatgtatgtacatattaaaatataaaatggaaAAAAGGTTCTGGTGGGAAAATTTAGAACTGGGCCGgagatttaaaatttttaacacAGGCGTCTATAtaatgagaaccgcctgtagaaagttcatttctacaggcgggttgcatagctgaaccgcctgtagaaatctattTCTACAAACGGTTCTAAGttacccgcctgtggaaacttttgatttccacaggcacccagcgcaggcggttctccaaaccgcctgtgaaaaggggttgggaaccgcctgtatagtgctTCTGTGTACTAGTGGTTGTCGGTGACAAATGAAGATGTTATTAACCAAAAATATTGGCTACAACCAAATGAGCTGCTGAACCTGGCACCCAAAAGGTAGATTTCCGAATTATTTATGCGAAATAACTTGTTTGTTTGAAGATATCAAGGGATAATGAATAAACATTTGGTCATTGTAATTACTCAACCATGCATGCAGCAAGCATTTGGCATTGAATTAATCTAAGTTTAACTAAATTGCAGAGGAGGAAGGGCAGATCAGGACCGCTATGCAGAATTATTTATGCGATCGATCCTAATTATATATAGAATTTTGTAAATAAAATATTCTGAATAAAAAAACCTCTTTATCGTATTAACCATACACATCTGACTCCAGTGACATATAGAATGTTTTTAATATTTAAGTTTTTTTTCAGAAGAAAACTTATAGGCACTATGTAATAGACACATCTTATAAATATATGCAGAAGATAAACACGAATACGAATAATATCTACAGAAAGTGTATGGCTACCATCAACAACTTCTATCTAGCATCGTGTGTTCTTATAAATTCATTAGCTATAGGTCAGGGGCAGAGACAGGGCCGGTGCTTGTGGAGGCTGCAGCACCGGTCCAGACAACAAacactttggccttgtttagatgcaccaaaattctaaaggtttataagattcctcatcacttcgaatctttaaacacgtgcatggagcattaaatatagatggaaaaataactaattgcacagtttattgtaaatcgcgagacgaatcttttgagtctagttagtctatgtttggacaatgtttgtcaaatagaaacgaaaatgctacagtgccaaacttcaaaaaaaaatgcatctaaacaaggccttacacacTTTTGCTGCTCCAACTACTTGACACCACAACATCGTATACTACTTAGCATCAAAATATGGTCAAACTAGTAGTGCAGCTATAGCACCTTTCCTTGCCTCTGTTCTCGCTCTACTAGGGTTACATTCAGATTGTCATATGTTACAACAACCAAATGGAAATTCTAAAACTTGAAAACCGTTGCAAGcattgtttgattttttttttgcaagcaATAACAAAGTGAAAATATAGACTTGATTTTTGTAATCTCTAGGGTTCGATCCGAATTCTCATCCACCTAGGAGAGCAATGGTTCAGTTCACGCACCACCGCAAAGTCTTACGACCGATcccttccttcttcctcccGTACGTGGCCTCCATCCATGCTCACACATGATCCAGCAATGAGGTAACCTGTAGTCAAGGATGTCAGCGCACGCCTCTTCACCGGCCAGATAGATAGGATAGGACTAGTTCTTTGTAATTTAGTCAAAAACTAGATAGCCTCTCCTTTGGTCCATGGCGGATGCAGCAGTGTATGAATGGCCGGCAGTGCTTCGGCACCATTGTTATGTACCTCATCACACTGCTAATAAAAAGCTCGTGCAGTTCTACTCTCTCACAAAGGAGAGAGTAATTAAGGGAGAAGAACCATGCGTTGTGGATCTACCCCTCTAGCTGCACCGGCTAGGCTCTGATCTCCTGCATGTGTCGCTGTCTGTGCTCTTGGCTCCCCTTCCTGCATGGTGCACCCCATCTTGCCGCTGTGCTACCTGGACGCTGCTCCCAACCTACCCTGCACGCTGCAAGCCCACACCGGGCTGCCTGAACGTGCGTGCCACTACGGGCTCTGCAACCCGAGCCGCTGCTTGCCTACTAGCAAGGGAGCAGAGGTGACATTGAGAACCCTGACTCCATGAGGGAGCAGAGGGGAGAGATATGAGGGATAGTTGTGAGTAACACTATGCCAGAAAAGTACATTAGTCACGCATCTAGATGGTTATTAGTGACGCATAAAGAACACGTCACTTATATTGTGTCTCTTATGTGAACATATCGGTGACGCATAAATACGCGTCACTAATGAACTTTGGAGGCGATGCGTTCAGCTGAGACACGTCACTAATGCCCTTCGGAGGCGATGCGTTAAGCCAAGACGCGTCACTGATGACCCTTGAGTGGCGACGCGTTCAGCCGAGACGCGTCACAGATGACCCTTGAGCGGCGACGCGTTCAGCTGAGATGCGTCACTCACGTGGAACTCAACAGTGACACGCCTTGGCTAAATGCGTCACTAATGACAAtttacaaaaacaaaaaaaagaaaattctCCATCATGTTCCGTTATGCATTACAAATATTTCATCCGTTTCAGCAATCAAATTCTTTACAAAACTTCAGATATAACTCATCTACAGAGCATCTACTCGAGTTGTTGCAGCCTAGAAGATTTCTAATAACACATGAGTAGCAACATAGAAGATGTCTAACAGTACATAAGCTGTAACTACATTGAGTATAAGGTGTTCTTGTGATCCTGCAAAACCATTATAAACCAAAGTACAAATTTAGAAGTGCCAACAGCAGAGAATCTATAATAAGCTATAAGCAATAAGGTTTACAACTGACAATGTTCAGAAAGGACGACATGCAGCAGCTCTCTTGCAGCATTGGAAATGTACGGAGCATACTTGAACATGCATTAAAAAGGACAAAGAAACACCTTCACGTGCAAGTTGCCATTGTATTTGCAATTCATATCGAAGGAAAATCTGCTCTCAACCTACAGCAAAGTAGAAAATTATGAGACTACTTGGTACAACCTGAATGTACAACATTGGTTCGATAAAAGAGCAGACCCATTGTTGGAGGCTCCCAATGAGTTGGGTCTGGGGAAGGAGTGAGACAGCTCTCACCACTGCACTAGGCATGCCCTTCAACAAATACCCTCAGCAGTTGTGTTCTAATATAAGAGTGATTTATATATGGGTATAAATTCATCTATAAAAATTTCAGCACATCAATATGCTCAGCAGTTGTGTtctaatatagaaaaaaaagttTCTGCAAGAAATGTCAACTTCTGTCCAAGATATTTAAGGCATCAGGTCTCAGGCAACATTGCTCAATTATATCTAAAATGCTAGGAATAAGACTTACTGAATCAATATAGAAAATATAGATACAGTATGACATCCATACATGTGACCTTTCTATCACACAGACCACTCTATACACATAGAACACATTTTCAAATAGATATTATTAAAAATTCTAAGCAACACTATGACATAGTAAGGCTCTCAGATACTTTTATACAGGATGAGTTTATAAATACTTATTGGTGCTTTGATGTAACAAGAGCTCATAGGTAAAATATTACTTTGGGATTGTACAATTACTAGTTGATTAGCCTAGCATTTTTCTTATATCGTACCTTGTTGTACTGCTCCTTCAAGTAGCTTAAGGGTCCTAATTATTAGATGTGAGTTGCATTGATTTAAGCCTTCGAATCCTGCTTATTTACAGCGATACCTAATCAATATTTTGGAATGTCATTGTGAAACTTATGTATACACACAAGGCCATGCATAAGCTAATCAATATTTTGGAATGATAAACAACAACAATGACAGCGCGTGTTCATGCTAATAGGTATCGTAATGAAGCAGCTCATGAGCTGGTTTGATTGGGTTATCTATGTACCGAAGGGGAAGGGATCATTATTTTGTACACTACCGGATGGGGGGTTCGCCGTGTGTCTGGCGCACACGGCAAAGCCCAAACCGCACACGACAAAGGTTTTGCCATGTGTTGCTCACGGCGAAGAACACACGGCAAACCCTTCCACGGTGAACTTTACCTTTACTCATGGCCAAATTGCGGGCACACGGCGAAGCTTTGCCGAGAGTCAATCTTGACACACAGTAAAAAAAAAGGTGACGGACGACGGGAGACGGTTTGACAGTAGGGTTTGTCGTGCCGTGTGCCAGTGTTGGACACACGGCAAACCCCCTTCCCAGGTTTGGcacagataaaaataaaaaaatctaaaaaaaaggaGATTTTTTTGCACCTGCTGGCCAAGTTCTGAATTTTTTGCATCTTTGCGTCCCATGGGATTTGAACCCATGACCTCTCTCTCACACATTTCCTCTTTTAACCATTGCATCATACTATGACTTGTGTTTATATTGCATTTCGATTCCTCAGATATTATACTAAATTATGTATAAATGATTATTTGAGGTCCTgaatgatttcaaatcaaaacattgtcaactacaaagtttcataactttttgggaTCTACAATTTTCATTTAAGAAGTTTCTCCTTCCgaggtcgtttacaaaatttgaattttaaatttgagaaattcaaacgtagtttttgtatgacaagatgattccaaaacaaaacgttttcaactacaaagtttcataactttttgagatctacaaagtttatttagagtttttccatccgaggttatttaaaaaaattcatattttaaaattttcaattaaaattttctcGTTTCAAAATCAATAAATACTGAAAATAATTAAGAAATAGCAAACGATTCCGAAAAATTCCCAAATTTGGACACGACACAGACTATGTGGTGTAGTGCCTATAGAAAAAGTTtcgaaatcaaactcaaatatgAAAGTCGAATCTACTCCAACTCATGCTCCTTCACTCATAACTCTATGAAACTTCTACAGAAATTGTCCGGTTTCTACACATCATACGTGACAACTTGTTCGAAATCTTCCCAAACTTTTTCTATGGCCTCTGTGTATGATAACATGACATATGTACAGGTTTTAGGATTTACGCAATAAAATAGCATTTATTCGGCGTCATGTGTGCTAACCACAGCATTCGAAAGTCATTTCTGTTTTGAATGTGTGTTCTCAGATAGGGTTGGGTAACATAAATATCATTTTTTCGATATTTTTTCCAACTATTTCACTAACTCGTAGTTCAAATTTGACCGCATccggaaaaataaaaataaatgttGTTAATCGTAAAAATATAACAAACATGTTTCAAATTTTATGAAATTTGAGTATGAAATTACAGATGGTGATTGTGTAGAGAAGAAAACATTTGGAgggcaaaatctaaaaaaaaaagacaaattgaccctggcacacggcaaagtttGTGTTTGCTGTGTGCGAGCCTCAAGCATACGGCAAACCCAGGCTTTGCCATGTGCCTAACGGCCGCACACGACAAACGTTGAAGCTAGGAGTGGGCGTTACCGTGAGGTTAGCTTTTGTTGTGTGCCctgtttttgttgtgtattgctCACGACAAAGATTTAATCGTCGTGTGACTGGTGTTTACCGTGTGTAACACATGAAAAAGGCCAGGTATACCGTATGCCTGGCGTTTGCTGTGTGCGTGGGCTGAGCATACGGCAAATCCACCCTTTACCAtgtgttgctcacggcaaaCAGACGGGCACACAACAAAAGCCGGCTCTCTGGTAGTGGTACCTAATACTACCGGAATCTGGCTCGAATCTCGCTCTTTGCTAAGTATCAAATATGGTATGCAAAGTGTTTTTTCGCTCACAAGGCTTCTTTGCCGGTGTTTGTCTAGTATTTTTTTATACTCAGCAAAGAAGCATCTTTGCTAATTGTTTTTTTACACTCgggcagagtgttaaaaaaacactaggcaaaaagaaaatcaaattgaattttgaagccctaaataaattcaaatcaaaaagtttttcaactacaaagttgtataaattCTTAAAATCACCATGTTGGATGAACAAATGATCAAACAACCAAAACAAACTTTGTAAATCTTGAGAAGCTATGAAATTTTGTAATtggcaactttttcatttgagtccATCTTGGCATGCAAAACTACGtctttatttaaaaaatttaaaatttaaattttcaaaACGACCTTGGATGGaaaaaaaactctctaaataaactctgtagatctcaaaaagttataaaactttgtagttgataacttttcaaTTTGAAATCATCTCGTCATATAAAAACTATGTTTTAATTttgtcaaatttaaaatttagattttgtaaatgacccgATGGAGAAACTACATAGatgaaaattgtagatctcgaaaagttatgaaattttatagttgataacttttttatttgaaatcattttgTAAAAGAGGAAGGAGATGGGGTGGGGCCTCCTGAAAAAAATCCtattttttcaagttgttttcgTTGCTTTGCCAAGTATCGGCAAAAACTTCTCTATTGACCAAAAATTCACCGTGTAGTTTTTATCGAGTGTGGCACTTAGCAAAGCACCAATATACGGTAGTGAGGACTTAGCTGTAATTGTCGCTAACGATTCTGTTAGCCAATAAGTAATGAAGAGcctagtttttttaaaaaagaaatctGACAAGCGGTGACGATACGGGCAGCTCAACGAGAGACGACTtccagaaaagaaaaaacaaaaagaaaaaaagaaacgaGAGACGAGATCACAAATCTGTTGGCATTCTGTTGGGCCATAAAACACACCACGGCCCACTCTCCGGAGCCGCCTTTGTGctcggtgcggcggcgcagcctcCCCCAACGAGCCGCCCGGCGCTGATCGCGGAGATGGAGCTGCAGGGTCCCAGTGCCAAGAGGATGAGATCGGAGGACATCGCAGCCGGTGAGCCCCCGCCGCGGGCAATGGAAGCCACGGAGGCGGCCAATCCCGTACCTACAACCAACAGCAAAGAACCGCCGGCGCCGATCGCGGAGATGGAGCTGCAGGGTCCCAGTGCCAAGAGGATGAGATCGGAGGACATCGCAGCCGGTGAGCCCCAACCGCGGGCAACGGAAGCCATGGAGGCGGCCAATCCCGGACCTACAACCAACAGCAAAgaaccgccggcgccgccgtctGAAGCTGGCGGCGGCGAAGACGACGACGTCGACCGCATCAGCGGCCTTCCCGACGCCGTCCTCGGTGAGATAGTTTCGCTTCTCTCCACCAAGGAAGCCGGTCGTACCCAAATCCTCGCCTCCCGGTGGCGCCACGTCTGGCTCGCCTCCCCTCTCGTCCTCGACGGCACAGACCTCTACACCATGCCCCAGGCCGACAACCACAGCACTAAGAAGTTTACCGCCGCCGACGAGGCCCTCGCCAGCGTGGTCTCCCGCATCCTCTCCGCCCACCCGGGCCCCGGCCGCCGCTTCTGCGTCCCGCCGCACTTTCTCCAGGACCGTCCGGCCACCGTGGACGCCTGGCTCAGCTCCCCAGCGCTTGCcaacctccaagagcttgatttcTGGGAAGGGAAAGATATAATGATATATAGGTATATGCAACCCCGCTCTCCATTGGCACCGCCACCTGGCTCTACTTTCAGGTTCTCAGCTACCCTCCGAGTTGCTACCTTCGGCAAATGCGAGCTCCTGGGTAGCTCCGTGGAGGGGATTCACTTTCCCCACCTCAAGCAGCTCGGCCTTGAAGATGCCAGCATCTCCGAGGGCTCATTGCATACCATCATTTCCAGCTGCCCTGTCCTGGAGTGCCTGCTGCTTAAAGGCATCTTTGGGGTTGGCTCCCTCCGGATTAGCTCCAATAGCCTCACAAGCATTGGCGTGGATGCTGATCGTCTTAGGGACAATCTCCAGTTCTTACAGGAAGTCATAATTGCCGATGCCCCTTGTCTTGAAAGATTTTTCTATCTTGGTGTTGGTGCATACAAGCCAACCAATTTAACTGTGATCTCCGCACCTAAACTGGAGACCATAGGGCGTGTTAATGATGGATGGTTTGGTCGTCCCAGGCTTTTGTTTGGCACCATATCTATTCAGGTAGCCATGGCATTTTGTTTTCTTCCCATGAAAAGGCTGCTGAGTTTTGTTTTCTGCTACAGAGGTTTTCATATCATCTGCATTTGCACATTGCTTGATGTTTTGTTCGTTGCTTGATCCAGGGATTTAAAGTTGTAAGATTGACAATGGCATTGAGCAATGTCAAGACTCTAGCTATCACATCATATTATATTAATCTTGATACGGTCATTGAGTTGATGAAATGCTTTCCATGTCTCGAGAAGTTGTACTTGTACATAAAGGTGACAGTTCTTCAGTTACAGTTTCTGGATCACATTATTCATATATTCTTTTTATTGACTTGGTGTTAATCCTTCTACTAATCCGGTTTGAGTTTCCcattttgatttgttttgttCTTCAGTCTTGTATTTCAGGGAAAATGAATAGGAACCGGTGGTGTTGGAATCGCAATATTTCAGGAGAAATGAATTGGTGGCGTCGTAAACATAGGGATTTCATTAAAAGCTCTGATATACATCTCAAGAAAATAGTGATGACATATCGAGGCATCAGATCACAAATCAACTAAATTTGCGTCATTCTTTCTACTGAATGCGAGAGAGTTAGAGTTAATGAGGCTCGAAGTTGTAGCCAGTGATTACAATGACGCTTTTTTTGCAGAACAACATAGAATGCTTCAGATGGAGAAAAGGGCCTCGAGAGGTTCACGGTTACATTTTACAAACAAAATTTGTACCCATGGTATAcatgttaatcatgttcgtgatTTGTCTGTAGCAAATCCCATCGAATGTAGATGGTAGAATTTGTTTAGGTCTTT encodes:
- the LOC8057282 gene encoding putative F-box/LRR-repeat protein At5g02930; the protein is MELQGPSAKRMRSEDIAAGEPPPRAMEATEAANPVPTTNSKEPPAPIAEMELQGPSAKRMRSEDIAAGEPQPRATEAMEAANPGPTTNSKEPPAPPSEAGGGEDDDVDRISGLPDAVLGEIVSLLSTKEAGRTQILASRWRHVWLASPLVLDGTDLYTMPQADNHSTKKFTAADEALASVVSRILSAHPGPGRRFCVPPHFLQDRPATVDAWLSSPALANLQELDFWEGKDIMIYRYMQPRSPLAPPPGSTFRFSATLRVATFGKCELLGSSVEGIHFPHLKQLGLEDASISEGSLHTIISSCPVLECLLLKGIFGVGSLRISSNSLTSIGVDADRLRDNLQFLQEVIIADAPCLERFFYLGVGAYKPTNLTVISAPKLETIGRVNDGWFGRPRLLFGTISIQGFKVVRLTMALSNVKTLAITSYYINLDTVIELMKCFPCLEKLYLYIKSCISGKMNRNRWCWNRNISGEMNWWRRKHRDFIKSSDIHLKKIVMTYRGIRSQIN